In the Candidatus Binatus sp. genome, one interval contains:
- a CDS encoding MaoC/PaaZ C-terminal domain-containing protein, translating to MAKQIYFEDVEVGTEVGPLEKNPTTQQLVRYAGASGDFYQIHYDKDFALGNGLPGVILHGALKNAFLGHLMTDFAGEHGWLRKLGVQYRGMDQPGAKVVARGKVSKKYTDGGHHMVDCEIWLENAKGEKTTPGSATVILPSRAAS from the coding sequence ATGGCGAAGCAAATTTATTTCGAAGACGTCGAAGTCGGCACTGAAGTCGGCCCGCTCGAAAAAAATCCGACCACCCAGCAGCTCGTCAGGTACGCCGGCGCCTCGGGCGACTTCTATCAAATCCACTACGACAAGGATTTCGCGCTCGGCAACGGTCTCCCCGGCGTGATCCTGCACGGCGCGTTGAAGAACGCCTTCCTCGGCCATTTGATGACCGACTTCGCCGGCGAGCATGGATGGCTGCGCAAGCTCGGCGTGCAGTACCGCGGGATGGATCAGCCCGGCGCCAAGGTCGTCGCGCGCGGCAAGGTCTCCAAAAAATACACCGACGGCGGCCATCACATGGTCGATTGCGAAATCTGGCTCGAGAACGCCAAGGGCGAAAAGACCACCCCCGGCTCCGCCACCGTCATTCTGCCCTCGCGCGCCGCGAGCTGA
- a CDS encoding MaoC family dehydratase N-terminal domain-containing protein, with translation MANKYVTDEARKQIGKVSEPRTYEVERGAIRRFAEAIEDPNPLFNSERDARKTRFGAVIAPPTFCRSMGAPIPNIRLDMPTLRGLDGGSDWEYFVPIRAGDRITVQSKLVDLREAAGRLGPMVFTVVETTYTNQFGELCVIQRSTGIRY, from the coding sequence ATGGCGAACAAATACGTTACCGACGAAGCTCGCAAGCAAATCGGCAAGGTCTCCGAACCGCGGACTTACGAAGTCGAGCGCGGCGCGATTCGCCGCTTCGCCGAGGCGATCGAGGATCCTAATCCGCTCTTCAACAGCGAACGCGACGCGCGCAAGACCCGCTTCGGCGCCGTGATCGCGCCGCCCACCTTCTGCCGCTCGATGGGCGCGCCGATCCCCAACATCAGGCTCGACATGCCGACCTTGCGCGGCCTCGACGGCGGCTCGGATTGGGAGTACTTCGTGCCGATTCGCGCCGGCGACCGCATCACCGTGCAGTCCAAGCTCGTCGATTTGCGCGAGGCCGCGGGCCGCCTCGGCCCGATGGTCTTCACTGTCGTCGAGACCACTTACACCAACCAGTTCGGCGAGCTCTGCGTCATTCAACGCTCGACCGGAATCCGTTACTAG
- a CDS encoding 4a-hydroxytetrahydrobiopterin dehydratase, giving the protein MAKLSAEQIAEKLKALPGWEYKDNAIGKMFKFKEYLHGIEFVQKVAEIAEAADHHPDIAINYTRVTFSCSTHDAGGVTDKDFKLADNIEIAFNDRDA; this is encoded by the coding sequence ATGGCGAAACTCAGCGCGGAGCAAATCGCAGAGAAGCTGAAGGCGCTTCCCGGATGGGAGTACAAGGACAACGCCATCGGCAAAATGTTCAAGTTCAAAGAATACCTGCACGGCATCGAATTCGTGCAAAAGGTCGCCGAGATCGCCGAGGCCGCCGACCATCATCCCGACATTGCAATCAACTACACGCGGGTCACGTTCTCATGCTCGACGCACGATGCCGGCGGCGTGACCGACAAGGACTTCAAGCTGGCGGACAATATCGAGATCGCGTTTAACGATCGCGACGCGTAG